The stretch of DNA GGACCGCCGTAGCCTTGGCGGAGGCTGGTGAGACCCAGGCCGCCCTACGAGGAGGGGAGTGCAAATGAAGAGCAAAACGATCCTGATCACCGGCGGCACAAGTGGAATCGGCTTGGAGTCCGCCGCCGTCCTGGCCGGCATGGGCGCCAGGGTGATTATTGTCGGCCGCGATGCAGGTCGCTTGGCGCAGGCGCAGGCCACCATCAAAGCCCGGTCGGGTGCGGATGCTGCGGCGTACCTTTGCGATTTTGCCTCGCTGGCGGCTGTGCGACAGCTGGCCGACCAAGTGTTGCGCGATGTCCCGAAGCTGGATGTCCTCATCAACAATGCGGGCGCTGTGTTCGCGCGTCGCACGCTCACTACCGATGGACTCGAAGCCACGTTTGCCGTCAACCACCTCGCGCCCTTCCTGTTGACGCAGCTTCTTCTGCCGCGCCTCAAGGAGAGCGCTCCGTCGCGCATTGTTACGGTGGCGTCGGGCCGGCACGCGCACGGCACCATGGACTTCGACGACCTGGGCTTCACCCGCGGCTATCAGATCCTGCGCGCCTATGCCCGGTCGAAACTGGCGAACGTGCTTTTCGCATCGGAACAGGCGCGCCGACTGGTGGGCACGAGGGTGACGTCGAACAGTGTGCACCCCGGTCGCGTGGCCACAAACATCTGGGCCGGCGCGCCGGCGTGGACGAAGCCGCTGATCCGCTTCTGG from Acidobacteriota bacterium encodes:
- a CDS encoding SDR family oxidoreductase, with amino-acid sequence MKSKTILITGGTSGIGLESAAVLAGMGARVIIVGRDAGRLAQAQATIKARSGADAAAYLCDFASLAAVRQLADQVLRDVPKLDVLINNAGAVFARRTLTTDGLEATFAVNHLAPFLLTQLLLPRLKESAPSRIVTVASGRHAHGTMDFDDLGFTRGYQILRAYARSKLANVLFASEQARRLVGTRVTSNSVHPGRVATNIWAGAPAWTKPLIRFWLSRTFISVEEGAAPVIALASRPDLDQVTGQYFNRLEAAAPSGVAQDWDVASRLWRESERLVAANTRA